Part of the Siniperca chuatsi isolate FFG_IHB_CAS linkage group LG6, ASM2008510v1, whole genome shotgun sequence genome, AGCTGGCAGCACGGATGGGTTCAACTCCTGGTCTGGTGATGGGAATATACTAAAAGACACAAGTTCTATGAGACATGAGAAAAGCTACTCTTATATCACCCAACTTCTGAGTTTTTCTCTGGCATAGTGTGAGTACTAGGTTTGATCCCATCTAACCAGATACCAATATTTTCCAAGGAAACACTAATAGTTTGTAGCATTATTTGATAGCTTAATATGTGgctatttctgcatttttgaataaagcagcattttgtgttttttagataATCTCAATTAAAAATGTAGACCTATGTTTACAAATATTACTGATGTCAACAAACCTTTAACTtgatcagaaaacatttaaaagctgTCATTTAGTATCAGTCCTTGTATTAAACTGTACTTTAATTAATTTGGGAGTGACATTTCTAATCCTGTAATCTGAGTTTTGGTATTAGTGACTTTGACGACTAACAATTTTAGTGGTgctcaaaataaacaatatcagAAGACTCTTACAAGCATTAATTTCAAGCATTGCTTTCTTAATTATGATTTCACCtctaaaaacataaatgcaacACATATGTACGGATCCACAATCTTCTCTGTTTCAGTGGTTGTTAACGGTTCTCCTTCCAGTCACAGGTGAACTACATTAATAGTCAATATCTGACATCAGCGTGATATTACAGGGCTCCATGCATCTGCTTAaaaggacagttcacccccaaaatACATagttttcctcttacctgtagtgctatttatccatctacattgttttggtgtgagttgacgagttttggagatattggccgtaaagatgtctgcattttaaaaaaatttaatgggactatatggcactcaaagcgccaaaaaaatgtatttgaaaaactcaacagcaacgtcatgacgcggttactcaagataatccacaaccctgttgtgagcagtttcatgtaggaactatcggtagaaagaaaatatttcctacatgaaactgcgcacaacaagataaatagcactacagttaataggaaaaatatgtatttttgattttggggtgaactgtccctttaaagtagCCAACTCTTTATGTGGCAAGATACAGCTCTCATtgtaaaaaaattaagaaaactcCCACCCTTCTTAGTTACTAACTAATCACTTTAGTTACCTCCCAAAGCAGTTTTGTCatcatgtatatatattttgtgtccTCAAGACAACATGAAGGTGTCTGAAGCCTGATTAACAGTCTCACTCTGATCAGCACCCATCGGGTTTTTACTGGGATGTTTATCAATTGTGGTATCACAACCATAATGACCATTTCCTGTAGGACTAGAGAAAACATGGTTCCCAGCACTTTTCCAATGTACCTAGACCAGTTTTCTTGTATCAGTGCACTTATTTATGGCTGTGTGACTGACAGCCAGTGGTGTTTCACTgtaaagaataataaaacaatatactTAAACCGCTCACTTGATTCCTGGGACATCACATGTGTTGGGTTTTGATGAACCATCCTAACAAGAAAACATAATCATGAGCCGCAAATCTGAAGTGATTTAAATGTATCATAACAAGTGTACAAGTGTAGCCCTTCCCTTTCCCATCAGTACCTTCTTGTCATCCCACAACTGTTTCTGGGCATCCTTGTCTGCATTTGACTCTGAATTCTCCGTCCCAGGCACTGTTAGCAGCAGTACTAATTAGTAAAACAGCAAGACACAGTTGCTTGCTATGACAAAATACATAACAATTCACATCAGTGCAAGAAATGAGTCATCAATATCTGAGCCAGTCAAGCAGGATATAGTGCTGTGCACTAGATTTCTGAGTGTCTAAAAATAGCAAGGTGACCAGCAGACAGACTGAGTGGATGCCAGTCGATCTTGGCTTCATTATATCAGAGCCTCACACATAAAAAGACATAATCCATGGATAATCAGTGAATTATTGATCATCCTCTCTAGATCATCCTGAGTCAGCTCCATTCAGAGATGTTACTTCTCTATAGCCGGCTGAGTACTGTACCAGCATGCTGAAGCAGTTCTTTGCCAGAGATCAGTATCCATTTACTccataaatatttcattaaGAGTCTACTTCTCTGTGACATCAACCCTTTTATGTCATTTAAGGTTTGCCGCCTGCATTAGTACAttgcacattaataaataaaagtggcTCTGTGTCTTTGTAACTGGATCTTCCATTACCTCGTTTAGGCTGCAGGTCCTGTGATCCCCCTGCAAACACCTCCTGGGGCTTCGGATTCATGGCGCTCTGGTGTAAGGCAGAGTCCGAATTTGTCCTGTATGTGTTAGAAAGATGAGATGTCAGCAAAGTCACTGCCAAATACCCAAAACTGGCAGAGAGCCAATTCTACAGCATCATATCCATCAAGAATCACATTCTGTTAAAGACCTGTATTTGCCATCATAAAGCCCAATATGTGGCCTTCTTTGTGTTGGTTGAGTTTGGGAATTCTGTACCAACACGGTTGCACAGTCATGTAATTTAAGTTTTGCAAATGAGTTGTGTCCGGttgtgtctagtagttattaTTTTGGCAAATGGACAAGGGGAAGTGGCTTACCTTCTCCAGCTAGTGTCTGGCGGTGGGGAGAGGTAAACTGAGCTGTAAGGACAGCTGTCAATGTGAATTTAGTTAAGGCTAATAAAGTAGAGGGGATGAAAAATGGATCTAAACTAATCCATAGTTTCATGCCTGTAATAGACCTGATACATAATATATGACCACACACAAGTGTTACTGGGATCCAATTACTTTGAAAAAGGCCTTACTCAGTGTCATGTTATctaatgtgaaatatatttctaaGAATAATCTTGTCAACAGGAGTGTAACAATACACTGCATTGCACTGTGTCATTCAATATCAGGCTCTCAACACAtgtaatgaaacaaacaattcaCCTCACCCTTTGTTCAAAATCTGTTGAACAATGCTGAGCTTTCTGCTCTATCACCACATATAGGCTAATGCTGAGAAACAATTGTATATGAATCAGGCAAATCTACACTGCTTCACTACAATGTctcaaatgttaattattttttaaattaattcttTAAAACCCATTTGGGACTTGTTTCAGTTTATGGGTGTATTTAGTGTAATACGTTCTAATTACAGACTATGTTTTGACAGGTAAATGTGTAAGTTTCTCCTGGAAAGCTTTGTCAGTTTGCTGGTTTTTGACTGTTAGCTAAAGCATGCTAGTATCATCgtatggctaaaaaaaaaactcccataTACTTTAGATCCCCAAGTACaaattcaagttcaagtttGACATTCCAACTATAATAATtacaactaaaataaaatgtaattgtatttctctctgtgagCATTTGGGTTCCCAGTAAATTATAGCAATACTAGAGAAGGAGCAGTAAATCAGATGAAAACTGTGTTGACACTATCCAACCTACTCAGACTGTTATGTCTCTACACATGCTAACTTAATTACACCAACAGACTTAGGTGCAAGTCTTCAGAACAACGTGCAAGCAGCCTCTGAAGCCTCAGAGCAATAATGAATGCAGTCGAAACATCCTCAACACCACATGCATCCAAAAACTAAAAAGGATATCTGCCGTCCATGTTTGTCGACTGACAACGGCCGGCGGTGAGGAGACGTGATGCGGTTCCGGTCACGGTAAACACGCTCCACCAGCCCGTGGTGCCTAGTTGTCCGGCTGGTATCCAGCACCGAGTTCTAGAGTGAACACACCAGGTGAATGAGGCCAGCACAACAGCTTACTTAAACAACAAAACTATGTCTTAGGATAGATAATGTCTTTAGGATTAATGGtgcaaatgtgttcatttcaaaatgagTCAAGCCATGGGCCCCCCATACTGATGCTCGAGTTGgcaaatgtatttaaagatgGAAAGCCATGACAAGCAATGATATACTTTAAAATTTAGGAACCAAATTACACTGCAGGGTAGAACTGGTATACCTTGTATATTACACTTCTGGCTTCCTTTCGCTCCTGAACCATGTTAAAACCTGGTTGGACCAGCAGGTCATTTCTGAACACTGTACTGCTGTCACAGCCTGGACTAAGCCTGCTAAAACTGCTGTAAGTGGAATTCTCTGTTTTGAGCCAATCTTTCACCAATACAACAGTTAACCTTTGTATGTCCAATGTTATCGCCAACAGCTAAGAAAGGTACACTGGTCGAGAACAAACCATTGATTTACCAGCTGAGAGAGGCTAAGGGCTCACCTGAAAAGGCAGGTCAATGTTGCCATTTCCAATCTGATTGACATTGGGCAGTGAGCCTCCATAGTACTGTCCACGATTCTGCCCTAGTTGCAAATACTGGGTCTTCTGTAACTGCAACTGTGCAAAGTAAAATTGCATGAAAGCATGAGTGAATGATTGATCTGATTCACAAAAAAGTGATGCTACAAATGAATGATGCCTGCCAGTCCACAGTGGTGACATGAAAGATTAATGAATCCATCGGCTGACAGATGAAACATGATGAGACAATCAAGAGGCAGACAACATCTTTCatagcaaacatcacatcaGCTGATGTGAATGACAACTGACTGACAGCCGGTGTATTTACTTTCCATGTAATACACCTGGTGATTACATCATGTATCTTAATACAAAACCAGTCACAAAAGGAATGTATGTTATTACAACAACACTGTGATGGAAGTCCTGTTTTATAAATAATGAACTGATTGATAATGATCTGAACAAATGCAATGGATTGATGTTGGGATGGCAACGAAATCTGGCAGAGACCATAAAACTGACTATTCCCCCCGCAGTAAATGACAGTACAGCTCAGGTTTACACTGATGCAGCTTGTGGTAAGTGGGCATCATTTCCAGCAATAGGGCTCGACAATTAGCCCAAAAATTTCCTGGcaacatgatgttctttcttttGTGGTTAATAGAGCTGGAACGAAtggttgattaattgattagttgatcacCAGAACAATTtcgataactgattaatcgtttcagtcatttttcaagtaaaaactGCAATCATTCTGTAGTtacagcttctaaaatgttaaGAATTGCTGCTTTACTCTGTTTTACATGTTCGTTAACTTAATGTCTTGTTATTGGAAGATATTCCAATACGTCAACTTTCATTGGAGGAAATTGtaatgggtatttttcactgttttcagacAATTTATAGAgtaaagtagggctgcaactatgaTATTTTGATTATCGTTTAATGtattgcttgtttgtttgattaatcaatcaattgtttagtctataaattgtcagaaaatagcatATCAGCATCGCATATAACAATGCACATCATAATGCCTCAGAGCCAATAGTGATGTCTTAAAATCGATTGTTttgtccatccaacagttgcaaacccaaagatattcattttacaattatatacaacagagaaaaacagcaaatcctctcacttgagaagctggaacaaataccaaaatgtttggtatttttgcacAATACATGACTAATTAGTTATCAAAATCATCCATTATTTTCAACCACTGGATACCAATAATGGACTACTGGGATATTTGgataataatcagcagattaatcgataatgaaaataataattagttgcaaGCCTAGTGGTTAAAGCACCTATTTAGCGTTGTTGCGAGAAAGTTGCAAAAGTTACCCTGACTTGATAACGCTAATACTGTTAGAGATGGAGCTAGTAAAACAGAGACATGTGGGTTGTTTAGAGCTGTATCTATTTTCCACAAGTCTGATGTTTGCTTGTTGTTAAAAAACAAGCTAGCTAATATGCCACCGAGCTACTGTAACGGGTAACGCTGAGCTAAAAACGTTGGTGGATGGTTAACGGGGGGAAAATCACAGCTTGGAAGGCTGGTCAACATCTTATTGGCTAGCAAATGCTAACTTAGCCCTCTCAGAGACATTGCTGTAATTAAGTTTCTAGCAAATGACTTTTCAAACATGTTGTCATACTGTGATTTACATGTCAGGCGATTTGTTTGCTAATGAAATGACAGCAGTGACTGTTCAAAACAGCCACAGACTGAGCACAGGTGCACATTATTCACAGCTCCagcaacctagctaagctagttAACGCTGCACACGAGTAGCTTGTTGTATCTGAATAACGCTGACATGACTTTAACAGGCAGAGTGTAAACATAATTTGGTGATTGTTGAACTGATGCAGCTGAGGACGTTAATATCAactttagctaacgttacttagCATCCCAACGTTCAGATTTATCTCCGCAGCGTTCGTTAGCTGCCAAACTGCGATGCAACAAAACGTAAACAGCCGGGGTGTGCAAGTCTTACCCGCGCAGCTCTGGTGATGTTCAAGTCTTTCATCACTTCTTCAAACGCAGCAGTCTCTTCCGCCTGTTTCTGATTATGCAAAGCGATTTTTTCGCTAAATTTCCGAGGATTGTTAGAGGACGCCAtctttccctcttcttctcAATGGAATGTTACGTTACACACTACGCTAGGGCCTTCTGGTGTCGTCATCACGCACGGTCAGCGGCACCAAAGCGGTGTGTTGTTGATAAACTTGCTGTCTGGCTCCAGCTGTTGACAGCAACCCagggttcttcttcttcttctgttttatggcggttggcaaacagcttttggtgcattaccgccaccttctgaaatggagtgtggatcagaaTGGTCTCATGCCTTCCCTATATTCTTCTTCTAAgtcctgtcttttccaaaaaactaaatattgcccTGTACCCCACGTGCCTGATCCATCATTTAAACATACCAGCTCCTTTTCGTGCATTAGCTCCTCTAAGATTTCTCCATTTAAATCTTCTTGTTCACCCCATACTGTGCTGTGCGTATTGAAGTCTCCACACCAGATTTTACCTCTCCAATGTTCCAGTATTGATTCTAGTTTTACCTTTTCTAGTTTTTTGCATGGCTTATAGAAGTTTAATATTCTCATACTTTCTTTCTTGCACCATATTTCAACAACTACGACTTCCATTTCTTGTACTGTACTAAACTGTCAATGTTTTACACCTTCTTTAATAAATATCGCACACCCTCCACCTATCTATCTTTGCGTATGCTTGTGTATCCATTAATAATGAACTCCAGATTTGGCTTGAGCCATGTCTCCTGATTTTTTTACTTGCTCTGAGCAGTTGATGACGTAGGCTAAAAACAGCACTAACCTGTGCATTGATATTCCTGTGTTGTCCTTATGGACCTGTGCTGTTCCTGCATTTGTTTCAGGATGACTTTGGTtgtctccctcttctcttctttcactgTTACACATCCTCACAGCCTCTGCATGTTGCTTTCCGTTCTGATCTTACCCTTTGAATCTCCACTGCCTGCTTCCTGACGGTGCAACCAGCATGCGCTGCTGTGTGGTTTCCTCCGCAATTACAGCACTTAACTTGAGCACTGCTACCACACTCTCCATATGCATGTTCTCCTCCACATCTTTGCTTTCCTTTACATACATTGGCCGTATGTCCATATCGCTGACATTTATAACATCTTATTGGAGGAGGAACATATTCTCTCAAATTAAAGCTCATGTAGCCTACCATCACTTTTCCAGGAAGCACCTCATCATTAAACTGTAGCAGTACTGACTCACTATCCACTTTTCCCCAGTCCCTGAAGGCCTGCGGCTGTCTAATTCctgtgatttttcctcctttcatcaCTTTGTTTAGTTCTTCCAAATGTACTCCGATGGGGATTCCTGTTTTCAGTCCCctagctcctctcctctcaccaaCTATCGTTCTTTccattatttctgttttgacaCAATGTTTGCAGTTTCATCACTTTATTTCTCTGCtccacatttttgcatttcaccACCAAACCCTCACGCAACACCTTTGCCATTTCTATATCCCCAATTGCCTTCCTCAATCCTGCTGTCAAAGTTATTGGACTAATCGATGTTATCTCGCTCCCCACCTTAAATTTAAGAATGACCTTAAATTCCTCCATCATAATCTTTTTCCTGACATCTCGcacttcctcctccccttctaATGCCCGTTTTCCCGAAGATGTCGACTGGCCATCTCTTTTATccttcccccctcctcctcctttcccacTACTCACAATTTGTGTCCACTCCGTCTCCATATCATCATCCTCCGACAATCCACTACTATTTGCCATTCTGATCCAGTCACAAATCAGATTATGCCAAACCACCAATTCGCTAGCGTAACCCTCTTCCTCAATCGACTGAGTGACGTCGTAACCCGGGGTTTACAGGGTGACTTTAAGATAAGAGAGAACTTTATTCACAGCGAGAAACTGTGCTGTGCCCAATATGCTTCATATATATTAGTCTGTTTCTGAAGGTGCTCCTCTGTTCATCCACAAAGGCATGAAAGAGGTGAGGTGTCTATGAAGCTCGAGCATCATCCTTCTCTCTGACATTTCCACCAGAGAATCAAATTCCACCTAAACAGGATATATCTAACACCTATTATTTATGGGAGGTCTTGTTCTACACACTAAAATCAcctataatttaattttaggaCATCTAGGTTGTAGTATTATATTTAAATTCTTTTACATAGTTTTCTTAAAACAGCAACAGTaggttttcttgctgaaatgtaTGTAACACTGATCAAGAGAAATTAATGATCTGAAAAATGTCACACCCCCATAAAAACTTAATATTGCCTTTTGGAAACCAGCATATTGTAACTGAATGCACTGATTAGGACATGTTTCATTTAAGGGAGTTAAACTAGTACAGTTGCAGAGCCTGGAGTGTCCTGCTGGTAAAGGCACTGCAATCTTCCCTGTTCAGTTTTGGACAGAGTTTtttggtggggttttttttttggcatgtcatacgctctctctctctcattttgtttactgtttttcattaCACTGTCattatctaataaaggcaaaatggtAGAGTCCTCATGATGTCTCTGCAACCTAGATGGTCCACCATCTTTGCTTTAGTTTCAGTGTGAGGAAATTACAGATTAAAGCTATAAAAAAACTGTACAGTAATTAAGAGCAGGAGACTGTAAGATATTAGGTTACTTTAAATTATTGTATCAAGTTGGTTTATTATTTGAAAACTAAAACCTCGATGGCACTACCAGTGCTGAGAAGATGCTTGGGTTTGCAACAATACTCTCATGAGAAgtggagctgaaacaattagttgattaaatgTCAAGCATtcattggttcctgcttctcaattgtgagggtTTGATGCGTTTCCCTGTTTTATGTATcgctgtaaattgaatatcttttggttttggactcttggttggacaaaacaagacattttaaggaTCAACTTGGGAATTGttaacaggcatttttcactactttcaggcattttatagacaaacgATTAATGgatcaatcaagaaaataatctgcagattaaaaTAATTGCTAATTGCAGctctaatgaaaataaataccaaTTTTCTTATTAGGTAAAACTGCACAGTAATTTTATCTTTAAGTGTCTGTGGGAGTGCTTCATTTGGCTTGTTGTGGAAATACATCAtcctatcaaaataaaaacattaaaagcacCTGAAGGGTATTGTTAAAACATGATACACCTTTAATAAAGGATGCACATAAAGCTACACACACGTCTACATTCCCCTTTACCTACAGCAGTTTACTTTTCACTGCACTTCAACAACATCATGTGCTTTTACTGGTACAACAATGGAAATACACACTAAGGCAAACAGGAGACAGTTTTAAAATGGCCACTCCTCACCATCATGTAGATGGgcatatttaaaaaggaaaaacaagacCTTTAACCTTGCTCTTTCCTTATACActatacacattaaatatattGATAACTTCAGCAGCAGTCAGAGTCAGATGTCTGATaaatactgttttgaaaagtgcagCAATGCAAACTGAATAAAAGCATGAGAAGGTGTCAAACATGGTAAATGGATAGTTTAAGTACTTTTTTCTGgggaaattagattttttgagGATCTGAGCAAACGCTTAGAtattaaatctgcattaatcCCCTTGTTGTGTCAGTCAAGGGACAAAAGCATGAGTGGTACACAAGATGACACACTTGTCTGACATAAAGAGCAGCACACACTGACATtcaaatggacacacacataaatgatTTATGTAGCTGCCTTAAGAGGTCCACACTGGTTTGTTATGTTGACTGTGAGAACAATTAGTGTGTCAGGAAACACAAGGGCAgtagcaataaaaaacaaaaacaacacacccAACATGGAATAACCAATTCCAAGTTGAAACACATCCACTGCTTGCGTTCATTTGTGCAATCATTACTGTGCATTGATATGTAGTTTGTTGATAAATTTGAGATTTTCAGTTATCTTGGTTGtttgaataataaaattataacaATATTACAAGATAAAAGAAGCTAACAAATAATACAACATTCACAACTGTACAATCAACATGTCTAACATTATAAAAGTTGAGTCTGTTAATACtttacaaacacaacatttaaccCAAGACTTTCATTCAAAAATGAGATTTCCAGAGAATTTGTGCTGTCTGTAACTTAAGCCCTTGATTGGTAAAACTATAACACTTTTACAGACTGaattatgattatttttcaaataagaAGTTATAAATCTAGGTAATGCTGTTCAGGAAGAGAATGTATATCTTTAAAGTTCATTTGGAGATAATATACCAATCAATTAATAACAGAATTAAGAAATAACAGAATGGCATTACACCTGCCCAGGGACTGCAGTTGAAAATTAGCCATGATGGCTAAACTGGCACAATGACAGAAATTACTATTAATGCGCACTGTCCCTGTAAGTttaaactgtataaataaaaataaataaaattcaaacagGAAATTACGCAGAACATTAACGTCGTTACAGGCTTTTCCCCTGGAACCCATCAAAATGTGTTGGTTGAATACtgagaaattgtcattcaaaACCTTCTATCGGTATCACAAGTGTCTCAACATTAAGATCCTTAAGAGTTTTCACATAAAAGAAAATCTCAATTATGAATTTATGAAGGTTTGCCTGTTGATTAAACACATCTTGCCCAAAACAAGACAAGGatagaaaaaaatactgcttagtagcttttcaggTCATTCTCTCaaatgaatgaacacacacacacacacacacacacacacacaaaaacagtagcTTACATAATGTTCACACCTTGTGTTGACCTAGTGGTCGGCAGAAAGAGCACATGGAATAAAATCTTCACAGTCACAGGTCAGATGGTTAGTGTTGTGTGGTGTTTTGTGGAATTATAATTGGTGTACAAGCAATGCCAGCAAAGGATTCTGGGAAGTGCAAATCCCTCTCCCActcatctgtctctgtgttgtaCACCTGCACGATGCTTGTGACATTGTTCAGGTGCCAGTTGTAGCCACCGACGATGTAGATCTTCCTGTCCAGTAAACAGCAGCCTGCCTCAGACTGCCCTGCTCTCATGGGACTGACGGTGGTCCACTGGTCGTTCTCTGGAATGTAATACTCGACCGCAAGCACATCAAAACAACGGTCCACATGGTCCATGCGACCGCCCAGAGCATAAACCCGGTCCATGGTGCCGATCATAGCATGCAACACTCTGGGTTCATTCATGGGAGCTCTGAAATCCCACTGGTCTGATACTGGGTCGTAGCAGTGGAGAGTTTTCTTGTCATCCAGCGAGACGCCATAACCCCCTGAGATATACAGCTTTTCTCCACAGGGAGTCCCTGCATGACCCCAAATCCTGCGTTTTAATGGTTCCACATAAGTCCACTCGTTCTTCTTTGGGCAGTAGCACTCTACAGATGACAGACTGCCAGATCGATTGCGCCCTCCGGTGGCATACAGCTGTCCGTGAAGGACGTTGAGCTGAAACTGGATACGAGCCTCCTGCAGAGGTTGGATGCGCAGCCACTGGCTCAGATGCGGGTCGTAGCGATAACAGCTGTCCACTGCCCCCTCGCCGCTGCGGTACTGTAAGTGCTGTCCACCAACGATGTACACAAAGTTATCAAGCACGGCAACACAAGCGTGACTGCACCCCGTCTCCATCTCTGTCAGCTCCTTGAACTGGCGCGAAGCGATGTCAGGAAGATGGTACACCTTGGTGCTCACTGTGCGGTCGTTGTCAGTGTAGGGCGTCCCGCCAAAGGTGATGAGTGACATGACGTCAGAACGTACTAGTGTCCGCGAAGACTGCATCTCATGCTGTCGGAAGGGAAGAATCTGGTAATTGAAGGCCTCGAGGAGATACTGGCGGCACAGCACGTCCTCCACCATAATGTTCACCGTCTGAACACTGTCCACCAGCTCAGAGGAGCGCATGAGCGGGAAGCGCACATGGCAGAGGACACTGCTGGCTTGAGCCCGACGAGACTCATCGTACTGGAGCCACCTGATGGCAGCGTGGAAGAGGTCAATCTCGCTACAGTTCTTCAGTTTGTTGCTCTGCAGGAAGAAGATGAGGCGCTCCATGGGAATGTGCAGAAAGTCTTCCTCCTCCGCAATTTGGAGGAAGTGGCGGAAGGTGAAGGCATCCACCGACTCTTTGAGGGAAGACAAGCTGAAGGTGGTGGCCATCTGGCCGATGTGCAGGCAGGTCTCCACGCTCATCGCTGACTTGAGGAACTCTTCGCAGAGCTCCACGACTGGGACCATCTGGAGAAACACAGCTGCcccaaggacatcctgaatacAGTCCAGGTCTAAAGTGACCTCTGCACTGTAGGCAAAGTCAATAATATGTTTCAGCCCACGGGC contains:
- the klhl26 gene encoding kelch-like protein 26 isoform X1, with amino-acid sequence MAESDGGDFASKHQQNSMANKNSTLRCTFSAPSHSATLLQGLSVLRAQGQLLDVVLAINEERFQVHKAVLAACSDYFRAMFTGGMRESNQNTIELKGLSARGLKHIIDFAYSAEVTLDLDCIQDVLGAAVFLQMVPVVELCEEFLKSAMSVETCLHIGQMATTFSLSSLKESVDAFTFRHFLQIAEEEDFLHIPMERLIFFLQSNKLKNCSEIDLFHAAIRWLQYDESRRAQASSVLCHVRFPLMRSSELVDSVQTVNIMVEDVLCRQYLLEAFNYQILPFRQHEMQSSRTLVRSDVMSLITFGGTPYTDNDRTVSTKVYHLPDIASRQFKELTEMETGCSHACVAVLDNFVYIVGGQHLQYRSGEGAVDSCYRYDPHLSQWLRIQPLQEARIQFQLNVLHGQLYATGGRNRSGSLSSVECYCPKKNEWTYVEPLKRRIWGHAGTPCGEKLYISGGYGVSLDDKKTLHCYDPVSDQWDFRAPMNEPRVLHAMIGTMDRVYALGGRMDHVDRCFDVLAVEYYIPENDQWTTVSPMRAGQSEAGCCLLDRKIYIVGGYNWHLNNVTSIVQVYNTETDEWERDLHFPESFAGIACTPIIIPQNTTQH
- the klhl26 gene encoding kelch-like protein 26 isoform X2, which produces MAESDGGDFASKHQQNRAMFTGGMRESNQNTIELKGLSARGLKHIIDFAYSAEVTLDLDCIQDVLGAAVFLQMVPVVELCEEFLKSAMSVETCLHIGQMATTFSLSSLKESVDAFTFRHFLQIAEEEDFLHIPMERLIFFLQSNKLKNCSEIDLFHAAIRWLQYDESRRAQASSVLCHVRFPLMRSSELVDSVQTVNIMVEDVLCRQYLLEAFNYQILPFRQHEMQSSRTLVRSDVMSLITFGGTPYTDNDRTVSTKVYHLPDIASRQFKELTEMETGCSHACVAVLDNFVYIVGGQHLQYRSGEGAVDSCYRYDPHLSQWLRIQPLQEARIQFQLNVLHGQLYATGGRNRSGSLSSVECYCPKKNEWTYVEPLKRRIWGHAGTPCGEKLYISGGYGVSLDDKKTLHCYDPVSDQWDFRAPMNEPRVLHAMIGTMDRVYALGGRMDHVDRCFDVLAVEYYIPENDQWTTVSPMRAGQSEAGCCLLDRKIYIVGGYNWHLNNVTSIVQVYNTETDEWERDLHFPESFAGIACTPIIIPQNTTQH